A genomic region of Micromonospora sp. NBC_01796 contains the following coding sequences:
- a CDS encoding PhzF family phenazine biosynthesis protein has protein sequence MSTLAYEIVDVFTDRPFAGNPLAVVFDAQALATEQMQIIAREFNLSETVFVLPSTASTATYRARIFTPERELPFAGHPSIGAAVTARRRGWFGAAQVVQECGAGLLPIEVAGDRATVTGAGPTLGPELDVEPLLAMVGLTSMDFVGPAPRVAGCGLEFPYLSVRAEALGRVLLNAPAAVRAGVEHLSVFAWHADERTAYARVFAPGVGVPEDPGTGSAALGLGVWLVTSGLLPGEGISSYTVRQGAEIERPCLLECTVTAADGVALGATVAGQVVPIAAGQITVPPFVG, from the coding sequence ATGTCGACCTTGGCGTACGAGATCGTGGACGTCTTCACCGACCGTCCCTTCGCCGGCAACCCGCTCGCGGTCGTCTTCGACGCCCAGGCGCTGGCCACCGAGCAGATGCAGATCATCGCGCGGGAGTTCAACCTCTCCGAGACGGTGTTCGTGCTGCCGTCGACCGCCAGCACCGCGACGTACCGGGCCCGGATCTTCACCCCGGAGCGGGAACTTCCGTTCGCCGGGCATCCGAGCATCGGCGCCGCGGTGACCGCCCGTAGGCGCGGCTGGTTCGGTGCCGCGCAGGTGGTCCAGGAGTGCGGGGCCGGGCTGCTTCCGATCGAGGTGGCCGGCGACCGGGCCACGGTCACCGGCGCCGGACCGACGCTCGGCCCGGAACTGGACGTGGAACCGCTGCTGGCGATGGTCGGGCTGACCTCCATGGACTTCGTCGGGCCGGCTCCCCGGGTGGCCGGCTGCGGGCTGGAGTTCCCGTACCTGTCGGTCCGGGCGGAGGCACTGGGCCGGGTGTTGCTGAACGCCCCGGCGGCGGTACGTGCCGGAGTCGAGCACCTGAGCGTCTTCGCCTGGCACGCCGACGAGCGGACCGCGTACGCCCGGGTCTTCGCCCCGGGTGTCGGGGTGCCGGAGGATCCGGGCACCGGATCGGCCGCCCTCGGCCTGGGTGTGTGGTTGGTCACCAGCGGGCTGCTGCCGGGGGAGGGGATTTCGTCGTACACCGTGCGGCAGGGTGCGGAGATCGAGCGCCCGTGCCTGCTGGAGTGCACGGTGACCGCGGCCGACGGGGTCGCGCTCGGCGCCACGGTCGCCGGCCAGGTGGTCCCGATCGCCGCCGGCCAGATCACCGTCCCGCCCTTCGTCGGCTGA
- a CDS encoding magnesium transporter MgtE N-terminal domain-containing protein, which translates to MTTPTRVYIARLAGLAVFDPNGDQVGRIRDAVARLRTSSRNPQVVGLVAELAMRRRIFLSINWITTIDAESVLLASGTLNLRRFEKRPNELLVLEDLLDRRVIIEPTGRPGTVVDVAMEANRQGEWSLTRVAVREQTSRLSRRGHLHQLEWERAGGLLGLPETRGTANLLSVLENMRPADLANALQDLPDARRNEVAAALDDERLADVLGELPEHDQVEILAGLDRERAADVLEEMDPDDAADLLSELPPPEQDMLLDMMEPDEADPVRQLLKYQSGTAGSLMTSEPVILPPDATVAEALARIRDPQLSPAIAAQVFIVRPPMATPTGRYLGMVHFQRLLREPPAELLGNLLINDIDPLQPTTGLNEVTRRMATYDLVAFPVIDPSSRLVGAVTVDDVLDHSLPSDWRDRDAAVSTTARSGETNGPASGRGDGRTPVGDDD; encoded by the coding sequence GTGACCACGCCGACCCGGGTGTACATCGCCCGTCTTGCCGGACTGGCCGTCTTCGACCCCAACGGAGATCAGGTCGGCCGGATCCGGGACGCGGTCGCCCGACTGCGGACCTCCAGCCGCAACCCTCAGGTTGTGGGGCTGGTGGCGGAGCTGGCGATGCGACGGCGGATCTTCCTCTCGATCAACTGGATCACCACCATCGACGCCGAGTCGGTGCTGCTCGCCAGCGGCACGCTCAACCTGCGCCGGTTCGAGAAACGCCCGAACGAGCTGCTGGTGCTGGAGGACCTGCTCGACCGGCGGGTGATCATCGAACCGACCGGTCGCCCCGGCACCGTCGTCGACGTGGCGATGGAGGCCAACCGCCAGGGCGAATGGTCCCTGACCCGGGTCGCCGTACGGGAGCAGACCAGCCGGCTCAGCCGCCGGGGGCACCTGCACCAGTTGGAGTGGGAACGGGCGGGCGGCCTGCTTGGGCTGCCGGAGACCCGGGGCACGGCCAACCTGCTCTCGGTGCTGGAGAACATGCGCCCGGCCGACCTCGCCAACGCGCTCCAGGACCTGCCGGACGCCCGCCGCAACGAGGTCGCCGCCGCCCTGGACGACGAGCGCCTGGCCGACGTGCTGGGTGAGCTGCCCGAGCACGACCAGGTGGAGATCCTGGCCGGGCTGGACCGGGAACGGGCCGCCGACGTGCTGGAGGAGATGGACCCGGACGACGCCGCCGACCTGCTCAGCGAGCTGCCCCCGCCGGAGCAGGACATGCTCCTCGACATGATGGAACCGGACGAGGCCGATCCGGTACGTCAACTGCTGAAGTACCAGTCCGGTACGGCCGGCAGCCTGATGACCTCCGAGCCGGTGATCCTGCCGCCGGACGCCACCGTCGCCGAGGCGCTGGCCCGGATCCGTGACCCGCAGCTCTCCCCCGCCATCGCCGCCCAGGTCTTCATCGTCCGGCCACCGATGGCCACCCCGACCGGCCGGTACCTCGGCATGGTGCACTTCCAGCGGCTGCTCCGCGAGCCACCGGCGGAACTGCTCGGCAACCTGCTGATCAACGACATCGACCCGCTGCAACCGACCACCGGACTGAACGAGGTCACCCGCCGGATGGCAACGTACGACCTGGTCGCCTTCCCGGTGATCGACCCGTCCAGCCGGCTGGTGGGCGCGGTCACCGTGGACGACGTACTCGATCATTCGCTGCCGTCCGACTGGCGCGACCGGGACGCGGCGGTGAGCACGACGGCCAGGTCGGGCGAGACGAACGGGCCGGCGAGCGGCCGGGGCGACGGGCGTACGCCGGTGGGCGACGATGACTGA